The Pseudomonas viciae genomic interval GCCTGATCACGCCGAACCTCAGCGAGTTCGAAACCATCGTCGGTGGTTGTGTCGATGAGCACGACTTGGTGAGCAAAGGCGCGCAGTTGATGCAGGACCTCGACCTCGGCGCCTTGCTGGTGACCCGTGGCGAGCATGGCATGACCCTGCTGCGTCCCGATCACCCCGCGTTGCACTTGCCGGCTCGTGCCCGTGAAGTGTTCGACGTGACGGGGGCTGGCGACACCGTGATTTCCACCCTGGCCGCCGCGCTCGCCGCTGGCGAGGAATTGCCCCATGCGGTGGCCCTGGCGAACCTGGCGGCAGGCATCGTCGTCGGCAAGCTCGGTACGGCCGCTATCAGCGCCCCGGAACTGCGGCGCGCCATCCAGCGTGAAGAGGGTTCCGAGCGCGGTGTCCTGGGCCTGGAGCAATTGCTGCTGGCTGTTGACGATGCCCGTGCGCACAACGAGAGAATCGTCTTTACCAACGGTTGCTTCGACATTCTGCATGCCGGTCATGTGACGTACCTCGAGCAGGCCAGGGCCCAGGGCGATCGTCTGATCGTTGCGGTCAATGACGATGCGTCCGTGAGCCGTCTTAAAGGGCCTGGGCGCCCGATCAACAGTGTCGACCGGCGCATGGCGGTCCTCGCCGGTCTTGGCGCGGTGGACTGGGTGATCAGTTTCAGCGAAGGCACGCCGGAAAACCTGCTGCGCCAGGTCAAGCCGGATGTGCTGGTCAAGGGCGGCGACTATGGGATCGATCAGGTCGTGGGGGCAGACATCGTCGCGGCCTACGGCGGCACCGTGAAGGTGTTGGGACTGGTGGAAAATAGCTCGACGACGGCTATTGTGGAAAAGATCCGCAATAACTGACGTGTCAGGCAAAGCGCAGAACTTGTGGGAGCGAGCAAGCTCGCTCCCACAAGGGCTCATCGTCCAGCTAGATGATGAGCATCAGGCTCAACGAGCCGCCTTGCGCGGCACGATCTTCTTGAGCAATTGCCGGGCCTTGCCCTTCAGTCGGGCCAGGCCCGACTCCTTGCCCGGTGGCGTCAGCCCCTGCTGGCGCAGCCAGTCCTTCCAGCGAATCCGCTCGTCTCGCACCAGCCAACCGTCCTGCCGGGCGAAGCTCTCCGCCAGGTACAGCCCGCGGGTGCTGGCCGGGTACAGCTGATCCTTTTTCAAGGTATACAGCTCGGGCATGGGTTGGCCGTCCTGCAGCGGCATCAGGTACAAATCCGGTCGTTTGCGATCCAGGCGCGCCACCAGTTGATCGCCCTCAAGTCGCTCATCGACGTGAAACAGGCTCAGGGACTTGGCTTCCTTGGGCACATCCAGGCGCAAATCGTAAATCAGTTGCAAAGACGCCGTCGGCAGATGCACGTAAGCCCGCGGCCGCTCGATCAACTGCAGGTTGGCGCTGCGCACCGGGCGGGCCGAGCCCGACAGCGGGGTCAGGCGAAACGGCAGGGCTTCGCGGTAGTGCAGGGCGGTGGCATAGGGGGCGGGTAGCCAGGTGTCGTTGAACCGTCCGCCGAGCCAGCCCTCAGGGGTTTCCAGCAGGCACTCTTCGGCAATTTCACTGATGGCGGTGAGCAGTGGCAGATTCAGCTCATGGGCCGGGACGTAGCCGGAAATCAGCTTGAGCACCACATCGCCACGATCCTGCCGCCGCTGGCGTACCAGCACCCAGTAGTCGCGGTTCTGCCAATGCAGGGTCAGGCGTACCGAGACGCCGAGGTTTGCCAGCTCCAGGGAAAAGCGTTCGGCGTCGGCCACGGTGACGGGACGGCGGCGCTGCAGGGTCTGGGAGAAGTTCAACGGCATCCCGACACTCTGGTAAGTCAGGCCTTCGGGTGTCGCTTCGACGAACAGGGGCAGGGTCTTGAAGTTGCTTGGGTTCTTTCTGATAAGCGTACGCGGCATGTCGGCTCCTGCTTAATGCCGCGCAGGGCGGCGTCAATTTTTACGTAGGACCTTGGCTACGGTCGCGACGTTATGGGCGAGGTGCAGCGGATTGATGGTGCCGACAATAGCACTGGCGACTCCGGGATGCTCAAACAACAGTTCGAAGCTGGCACGGACAGGGTCTGTTCCGGGGCTCAGGCAGACGTGACCGCTGGCCAGGGCTTTCTTCACCAGGATCGCTTTGCCGTGCTCGGCCGCGTAGTCAATGACAGCCTTCTCGTTTCGTTCGTTCAAATTGTAGGTGACCATTGCGCAATCGCCTTGCTCCAGAGCTTTCAAACCGCCGTCGACGGTTTTGCCGGAAAAACCGAAGCCACCGATCTTGCCCTCGCGCTTGAGCGCCGCCAGGGTCGGGTAGACCTCGCTGTCGTTGAGGATCGCCAGGTCATTGCCGTCGGAGTGCACCAGCACCAGGTCGATATAGTCCGTTTCCAGGCGCTGGAGGCTGCGCTCCACCGAGAAGCGGGTATGGGCGGCACTGAAGTCGTGGCGCGACTGGCCGTCGCTAAACTCTTCACCGACCTTGCTGACAATCACCCAGTCGTGGCGCTGGCCGCGCAACAGCGGGCCGAGGCGCTCTTCGCTGCGGCCATAGGCCGGCGCGGTGTCGATCAGGTTGATGCCCAGTTCGCGGGCCAGTTTGAGCAGCATGCGTGCTTCGTCATCATCGGGGATGCGAAAGCCGTTGGGGTACTTGACGCCCTGGTCGCGGCCGAGCTTGACGGTGCCCAGACCCAGGGGGGAGACCCTGGGGCCGTTATGGCCCAGCGGACGATAGAAGTCGTGCAGGGTCGGTTGGCTCATGGCAGCAGTTGCTCCCAGGCTGGTACGCCCATGGGCGGTTTCGGCAGGTCCGGCAGTGGCGCCGGGTGACTGGGTTGAATGCCGTCACGTTGCAGGGCACTGATCACCCGATCAGCGAAATCCGGCGCCAGGGCCAGTTTGGTCGGCCAGCCCACCAGCAAACGATTCTGCTCGGCGAGGAAGGCGTTGTCCGGGCGGGTCAGGCCCGATTGCAGAGGTTCGGCGCGGTCCACTCGCAGCGTGGCCCATTGCGCGTTGCTGAGATCGACCCAGGGCAGCAACTGACCGAGCTCTTTCTGGGCGGCTGTAATCTGCGCGGCGGGCTCGCGGGCCACGCCCTCGCCTTCGGCGAGGTCGCCGCCCAGGTACCAGACCCATTGGCCGTCGGCGGCCGGATGGGTGGTCACGGTGACGCGTGGCTTTGGTCCGCCGCCCAGGCAATGGGCGTAGAGCGGCTTGAGGCTCGGGCCCTTGACCAGGACCATGTGCAGCGGCCGGCGTTGCATGGCCGGTTGGTCCAGACCCAGGGCACTGAGCAGGTCGGCGGTGCCGGCCCCGGCGCTGAGGACAATGCGCTGGGCGCGGATCTCGCGGCCATCCACCTTCAGTCCCACCAGTGCGTCACCTTCGCGCAGCGGTTCGATGTGTTGCCCGGCCAGCAAGCCGTCGCCGGCCAGTTCCGCCAGGCGAGCGATCAGGCTGGGCACATCCACCACCAGCTCGGCCAGGCGATAGACCTTGCCCTTGAAGCGCTTGTCTTGCAGGGCTGGCGGCAGTTGCTCGCCCTTGACCTGATCGACCCGCCCGCGCACGGCCTTGCTGGCGAAGAAACTGGTGAGGTTGCCGGCCAGGGTGCCGGGTGACCAGAGGTAATGGGCGTCGGACAGCAGGCGCACGCCGGACAGGTCCAACTCGCCCTCACCCTTCAAGGCTTCACGCCAGCGCCGCGGCATGTCGGCGATGGCTTCCGAGGCGCCGGTCAAGGCGCCGTGCAAGGCGTACTTGGCGCCACCATGAATAATGCCCTGGGATTTGACGCTCTGCCCGCCGCCGAGGCTGGCGCTTTCCACCAGCACGGTCGAAAAGCCCTGGCGGCGCAGGCGCGCATTCAGCCAGAGGCCGGCGACTCCGGCGCCGACAATCAGAACGTCGGTGGAAATAACGGATGGCATGCAGCGACCTCAGTGTTCAAGACGAGGGCGCAGTATACAGACTCGGTGCAGAGGGAATTTGTTGACGATCAACATCGGCAACTTGCAAGGAAAGCTTTTGTGGCGAGGGCGCTTCGCACCCAAGCGGGAGCAAGCTCCCTCGCCACAGAGGTGTTCCAGCTCAAATGATCAGTGTGTTTTCAGTGCCCGGCAGTCTTGGAAAACAGCTGGATCACCACCACCCCCAACACAATCAACGCCATCCCCAGCATCGCCGGCACGTCCAGCTTCTGCCCGTAGATGAACAGGGCCGCCACGCTGACCATGACGATCCCCAACCCGGCCCAGACTGCATACGCCACGCCCACCGGGACAGTGCGCACCACCAGGGTGAGCATCCAGAACGCAGTGGCGTAACCGACGATGACCAGCAACAGGGGCAAAGGTGTGCTCAAGCCTTTGATCGCTTTCATCGAAACGGTGGCGATCACTTCGGCGCAGATGGCGATAGCCAGGTAGTAGTAAGCGTTCATGGGTGATTCCTCTTTGAATGTCGCGTCTTTCGATGGCGCCATTTTAGAGATGGCTCAGATGCGGTAAAGTCATTACCTATCTGTATATGAGATAGGTTGAACCATGAACGTGCAGTGGAATCTGGAACAGTTGCGGCTGTTTGTGGGCGTCGCCGAGAAGCGTTCGTTTTCCGCCGTGGCCCGGGACCAGCGCAAGGCCCAATCGGCTATTAGCAGTGCGATAGCGTTGCTGGAGGCTGACCTGGGGGTGAACCTGTTTGAACGCAGCAGTGGCCGTCAGCCCAAGCTCACCGAAGCCGGCAAGGCGCTGCTGGAAGAAGCGCGGGAAGTGCTGCGCCAGTGTGAGCGCCTCAATGGTCGGGCCCTGGCCTTGATGCGAGGGCAGGAAGCACTGTTGCGCCTGGCCCAGGATGAGGCGATGCCGTATCAGCCGGTCATCGACAGCCTGGTGGCCCTGGCCGAGCAATTCCCGACCCTCGAAGTGCAACTGGCCTGTGCCGCCCAGGGTGATGTGGCGCGCAAACTGGTGGAGCGCCGCGCCGACCTGGGGCTGTTGTTCTATCACGACCAGATCCCCGAGGCGTTGGAGCGCCGGGTCTTGGGCAGTGTCGAGATGGTCACGGTCTGCGGCAAGGGGCATCCAATGGCGAGCCATGAATATGTGACCTGCCTGGAGATGGCCCGACACCGGCAGTTGTTGATGGCGACCCAGTCCAGCGTCTACCCCGGCAGTGAGCAGGCCAGCCCGCAAGTCTGGCGCGCCGACAGCTTCTACGTTTTGGCTGAATGGCTCAGGAGCGGCCTGGGCTGGGCCTGGTTGCCACGGCATGTGGTGCAATACCCGGCGTACCTGGGGGACATGGTCGAACTCAACAGCGAATGGACCCCGCCGGCCCTGGTGGTGGAACTGGTCTGGCGTCGCGACGAACCCCTGGGCCCGGCCGCGCGTTGGCTGGCGGAACGTTTTGCCGTGCAGTTGCAGGCGATTGGCTGAAAAACCGATAAACTCCGCCGCCATGAACAGAACTCTCTATAGCGCGTTGTTTTATCTGGGGCTGCCACTGGTAGCGATTCGGCTGTGGCTGCGGGCGCGCAAGGCGCCGGCGTATGCCCGGCGCATCGGTGAGCGGTTTTCCCGGAGCCTGCCGGTGATGGTGCCGGGAGGCATCTGGGTCCATGCGGTGTCGGTGGGCGAGAGCATTGCCGCCGCGCCGATGATCCGCGCCTTGCTGCAACGTTATCCACAGCTGC includes:
- the hldE gene encoding bifunctional D-glycero-beta-D-manno-heptose-7-phosphate kinase/D-glycero-beta-D-manno-heptose 1-phosphate adenylyltransferase HldE, translating into MKLSMPRFDQAPVLVVGDVMLDRYWHGGTSRISPEAPVPVVKVEHIEDRPGGAANVALNIAALGAPASLVGVTGDDEAADSLTNSLKGAGVRAIFQRIAHQPTIVKLRVMSRHQQLLRIDFEEPFATDPLALGAEVDRLLEGIKVLVLSDYGKGALKNHQVLIQAARARGIPVVADPKGKDFSIYRGASLITPNLSEFETIVGGCVDEHDLVSKGAQLMQDLDLGALLVTRGEHGMTLLRPDHPALHLPARAREVFDVTGAGDTVISTLAAALAAGEELPHAVALANLAAGIVVGKLGTAAISAPELRRAIQREEGSERGVLGLEQLLLAVDDARAHNERIVFTNGCFDILHAGHVTYLEQARAQGDRLIVAVNDDASVSRLKGPGRPINSVDRRMAVLAGLGAVDWVISFSEGTPENLLRQVKPDVLVKGGDYGIDQVVGADIVAAYGGTVKVLGLVENSSTTAIVEKIRNN
- a CDS encoding metal ABC transporter ATPase — protein: MPRTLIRKNPSNFKTLPLFVEATPEGLTYQSVGMPLNFSQTLQRRRPVTVADAERFSLELANLGVSVRLTLHWQNRDYWVLVRQRRQDRGDVVLKLISGYVPAHELNLPLLTAISEIAEECLLETPEGWLGGRFNDTWLPAPYATALHYREALPFRLTPLSGSARPVRSANLQLIERPRAYVHLPTASLQLIYDLRLDVPKEAKSLSLFHVDERLEGDQLVARLDRKRPDLYLMPLQDGQPMPELYTLKKDQLYPASTRGLYLAESFARQDGWLVRDERIRWKDWLRQQGLTPPGKESGLARLKGKARQLLKKIVPRKAAR
- a CDS encoding LysR family transcriptional regulator, producing the protein MNVQWNLEQLRLFVGVAEKRSFSAVARDQRKAQSAISSAIALLEADLGVNLFERSSGRQPKLTEAGKALLEEAREVLRQCERLNGRALALMRGQEALLRLAQDEAMPYQPVIDSLVALAEQFPTLEVQLACAAQGDVARKLVERRADLGLLFYHDQIPEALERRVLGSVEMVTVCGKGHPMASHEYVTCLEMARHRQLLMATQSSVYPGSEQASPQVWRADSFYVLAEWLRSGLGWAWLPRHVVQYPAYLGDMVELNSEWTPPALVVELVWRRDEPLGPAARWLAERFAVQLQAIG
- a CDS encoding DMT family transporter; the protein is MNAYYYLAIAICAEVIATVSMKAIKGLSTPLPLLLVIVGYATAFWMLTLVVRTVPVGVAYAVWAGLGIVMVSVAALFIYGQKLDVPAMLGMALIVLGVVVIQLFSKTAGH
- a CDS encoding NAD(P)/FAD-dependent oxidoreductase produces the protein MPSVISTDVLIVGAGVAGLWLNARLRRQGFSTVLVESASLGGGQSVKSQGIIHGGAKYALHGALTGASEAIADMPRRWREALKGEGELDLSGVRLLSDAHYLWSPGTLAGNLTSFFASKAVRGRVDQVKGEQLPPALQDKRFKGKVYRLAELVVDVPSLIARLAELAGDGLLAGQHIEPLREGDALVGLKVDGREIRAQRIVLSAGAGTADLLSALGLDQPAMQRRPLHMVLVKGPSLKPLYAHCLGGGPKPRVTVTTHPAADGQWVWYLGGDLAEGEGVAREPAAQITAAQKELGQLLPWVDLSNAQWATLRVDRAEPLQSGLTRPDNAFLAEQNRLLVGWPTKLALAPDFADRVISALQRDGIQPSHPAPLPDLPKPPMGVPAWEQLLP
- a CDS encoding aldo/keto reductase — encoded protein: MSQPTLHDFYRPLGHNGPRVSPLGLGTVKLGRDQGVKYPNGFRIPDDDEARMLLKLARELGINLIDTAPAYGRSEERLGPLLRGQRHDWVIVSKVGEEFSDGQSRHDFSAAHTRFSVERSLQRLETDYIDLVLVHSDGNDLAILNDSEVYPTLAALKREGKIGGFGFSGKTVDGGLKALEQGDCAMVTYNLNERNEKAVIDYAAEHGKAILVKKALASGHVCLSPGTDPVRASFELLFEHPGVASAIVGTINPLHLAHNVATVAKVLRKN